In Cryptosporangium minutisporangium, one DNA window encodes the following:
- a CDS encoding RecQ family ATP-dependent DNA helicase, whose amino-acid sequence MSASTEATPHTERAALREQAEKHLRNLVGNPDARLRDDQWTAIEALVADRRRALVVQRTGWGKSAVYFVATALLRSTGAGPTVIVSPLLALMRNQIAAAARAGVRATTVNSTNAEDWKQIYASIGEGEVDVLLVSPERLNNPEFRDEVLPRLAASAGLLVIDEAHCISDWGHDFRPDYRRIRTMLADLPAGIPVLATTATANERVTQDVAEQLSVTGARTLDDVLVLRGNLDRSSLHLGVVALPNQAARLAWLADHLDELEGSGIIYCLTVAATQDVADYLRERGYPVAAYSGQTEQTERLVAEEDLLHNRVKALVATSALGMGFDKPDLGWVVNLGAPPSPIAYYQQVGRAGRGTEQATVVLLPGREDRDVWDYFGSLAFPPEHEVRETLRVLAEQDRPLSTAALETYVPLRRTRLEMMLKVLDVDGAVRRVKGGWTATGQPWSYDAERYARVSATRRTEQQAMLDYLTTTECRMGYLRRALDDPDAQPCGRCDNCGGLALSAVTDPASLEAATDRLSRPGIPVETRRMWPTGMGTIGIELKGKIPRDQQAEPGRAIARLTDLGWGNQLRELFRPETPDGELPVPLRHALVQVFDAWKFGTRPDGIVHLDSLSHPQLVAHVANGLSRYAKIPVLTRFDIVGPAGTGEGAMNSAQRLRAVADRYVLDSPAAVEGRTVLLVDDRVNTGWTLTVAARALRRAGAEAVYPLVLAAES is encoded by the coding sequence ATGTCTGCCTCCACCGAGGCAACTCCGCACACCGAACGGGCCGCCCTCCGGGAGCAGGCCGAGAAGCACCTCCGGAATCTCGTCGGCAATCCCGATGCCCGGCTCCGCGACGACCAGTGGACGGCGATCGAGGCCCTGGTGGCCGACCGGCGCCGCGCGCTCGTCGTCCAGCGCACCGGGTGGGGTAAGTCGGCGGTGTACTTCGTCGCCACCGCACTGTTGCGCTCGACCGGTGCCGGGCCGACCGTGATCGTCTCGCCGCTCCTCGCGCTGATGCGGAACCAGATCGCCGCGGCCGCGCGCGCCGGCGTCCGCGCGACCACGGTCAACTCGACGAACGCCGAGGACTGGAAGCAGATCTACGCGTCGATCGGCGAGGGTGAGGTCGACGTCCTCCTGGTCTCGCCGGAGCGGCTGAACAACCCGGAGTTCCGCGACGAGGTGCTCCCCCGCCTGGCGGCCAGCGCCGGTCTGCTGGTGATCGACGAGGCGCACTGCATCTCCGATTGGGGCCACGACTTCCGGCCCGACTACCGCCGGATCCGGACGATGCTCGCCGACCTGCCCGCCGGCATCCCGGTGCTGGCCACCACCGCGACCGCGAACGAACGGGTGACCCAGGACGTCGCCGAGCAGCTGTCGGTCACCGGAGCGCGCACGCTCGACGACGTCCTGGTGCTCCGCGGAAATCTCGACCGGTCGTCCCTGCACCTCGGCGTGGTCGCGCTGCCGAATCAGGCGGCACGGCTCGCCTGGCTCGCCGACCACCTCGACGAGCTCGAGGGCTCCGGCATCATCTACTGCCTCACGGTCGCGGCGACCCAGGACGTCGCCGACTACCTGCGCGAGCGGGGCTACCCGGTGGCGGCCTACTCCGGTCAGACCGAGCAGACCGAGCGGCTCGTCGCCGAGGAAGACCTGCTGCACAACCGGGTGAAGGCGCTGGTCGCCACGTCGGCGCTGGGGATGGGCTTCGACAAGCCCGATCTCGGCTGGGTGGTGAACCTGGGGGCTCCGCCGTCGCCGATCGCCTACTACCAGCAGGTCGGACGCGCCGGGCGCGGTACCGAGCAGGCCACCGTCGTCCTGCTGCCGGGCCGCGAGGACCGCGACGTCTGGGACTACTTCGGGTCGCTGGCGTTCCCGCCGGAGCACGAGGTTCGGGAGACGCTCCGGGTACTGGCCGAGCAGGATCGTCCGCTCTCCACGGCCGCGCTGGAGACGTACGTCCCGCTGCGCCGGACCCGGCTGGAGATGATGCTCAAGGTCCTCGACGTCGACGGGGCCGTGCGCCGGGTGAAGGGCGGCTGGACCGCCACCGGACAGCCGTGGAGTTACGACGCCGAACGGTACGCCCGGGTGAGTGCCACCCGGCGCACCGAACAGCAGGCGATGCTCGACTACCTGACCACCACCGAGTGCCGGATGGGGTACCTCCGCCGGGCGTTGGACGATCCGGACGCCCAGCCGTGCGGGCGCTGCGACAACTGCGGCGGGCTCGCGCTGTCGGCGGTCACCGATCCGGCCAGCCTCGAAGCGGCCACCGACCGGCTCAGCCGTCCCGGCATACCGGTGGAGACGCGGCGGATGTGGCCGACCGGCATGGGCACGATCGGCATCGAATTGAAGGGCAAGATCCCCCGGGACCAGCAGGCCGAGCCGGGCCGGGCCATCGCCCGCCTCACCGACCTCGGGTGGGGCAACCAGCTACGGGAGCTGTTCCGGCCGGAGACGCCGGACGGGGAGCTGCCGGTTCCGCTCCGGCACGCGCTGGTGCAGGTCTTCGACGCCTGGAAGTTCGGCACTCGGCCGGACGGCATCGTCCACCTCGACTCGCTCAGCCACCCGCAGCTGGTGGCTCACGTCGCCAACGGGCTGTCCCGCTACGCGAAGATCCCGGTGCTGACCCGATTCGACATCGTCGGCCCGGCCGGCACCGGCGAAGGGGCGATGAATTCCGCGCAGCGGCTCCGCGCGGTCGCCGACCGGTACGTGCTGGACAGCCCTGCGGCGGTCGAGGGTCGCACGGTGCTGCTCGTCGACGATCGGGTCAATACCGGCTGGACGCTCACGGTGGCGGCCAGGGCGCTGCGCCGGGCGGGCGCCGAGGCCGTCTACCCACTGGTGCTCGCCGCCGAGAGCTGA